A stretch of DNA from Ptychodera flava strain L36383 unplaced genomic scaffold, AS_Pfla_20210202 Scaffold_31__1_contigs__length_3010019_pilon, whole genome shotgun sequence:
CATTAGGTTTCATATTACATTAACAAGGAACGCCCAGCTGCATTGGTCGTCTGTTCGTACCAAGGCTGGTCAATCAATGGTGGAGTGGCCGCTGCTGTTCGTCAACTGATTTATTATTacatagggctcagcccttggtgtcgcgccaggggtttcatgaaaattagaaatattatttgtattgattcatgataaaatagaatgaATTGTTACTTGCCATATACATTTGTACGACAACATAGCCCAGTTTACTCTCTGATGaaacagttcacgtacacgatgtaAGACCCTGCTAGTAAAGAGTTTCTTATTAAAATAGATGGTGCTATTACAATTTATCCTCAGTACACTGACAAAGCTTCGGCATCGAGGAAAATGCTGAAGGTAAAGGCGAGGAAAACATCAGAAGATGTGAAAGAGATGTTGATTAATTTTATAAGTGAGCATGAAGATGTCAAAGTAGCCAACCCAGGAGAGGAAGCACCTGAGAGACCAGGTATGCAAGTTTTAAAGATCGACAATAGTCTTTTCACTTCAGTAGTGGCATCAAAGTTTGAATTCACGTATATGATGTCAGGTGTATGAAACACATTTTACAACACTGCCATTTCCCAGGACTATTTTACAAGGGCATATGTGTGTCTCCTTTGAAGATGGCTTTCAATATATTCCTGTGTTTCCATGCTGCTCGCAGGTTTGGCCGTCGTGTTTTCCAATTAATTGGAGGTCGGGTTAACCAATATCCCGACTCCTTCCTTACTCTTCGTCCAATACATATTTCTTTTCTATAACATTTTTTCGCAATGTTTTGCAACATATTCCTCGAAACAGACAGTGATTTATACTGTTTTACAATCCTTAACGAGGGAAATCATAATGACTCATGATGATTCGCAGGTCAGATGTCTTCTGAAGGTCACAGTCATGAGCAGAGTATTACTCCCAATCCCGGCCATTCAAATAGTGAACCAAAGACCAAAAGGCGAAAGTTTGAAAGGGGTATGTATATCTAAGAATGGCAATGTCTTTCAGAGTGGACTAAACATAACGCCTTTGGCTTGCTGCTTTCACCTCAGTCACCAATATTAAAGACTCAtaactagctgtatctttttgaacCTACATGCCTAATAATACTACCCACTTTTGAGAGAGGTTTTGCTTCCCGTCATTAAGCCATATTGGTTTTGAAAGTATATGATCTATTCTGGCTTCAGAGATTAgtcttttccattttttcagGAACTTGTGGTTCACGATATGTATAGACTTTACAAACTTGGCATAGGAAGATCTGTTTGTGATGTGTACAATGGGCACCTCCCTATCACCTCAATGATTATTTACAGTTGTTTGAACATAGGAGACATACAAGATTCAAACTTCACCGAACCTCATCTTTTCCGAAAAAACTCACAGTTGCGGGTCCATTTGCTTATAATTATGTGGGTGCTAAACTTTGGACTAATTTACCTATAGATCTGAAAAGCCTTACATCAAAATATCGGTTCAAAAAAGGTCTAAGACAATACCTTGCTGATTAAATGTAATTTAGCCATAATAATACCTTGGCGTTTTCttgttgacttgttttaatACGCTGCTTATGTTattatttcttttctttgtGTATGTTTACGGAACTGACAGGATGTTTACAACTTTTACAAAGTACATTTTGCTGAACATTCACAGGTCATATGTTGTCTGGAGAGCACTCGGACGAATCAAATGTTAATCCAAGTCCTAACACGTCTAAAAGAGTTTCAGAAGCCAAGAGGGCGGGGCTTGCAGGTGGTATGTATACCCAGATTTATATGATATCACATTTATAATTATATCAATATCAACTTTGGTGTTAGCGTTATACGTAAAGACAGAAACTGCTAAATGTGCCACTATCTGTTGCTTTCAAGAGGTACAAGTATACAGCGCCCAAATTGCTTTCAGCGCACCAGTTATTGAATGGATCGACTAAAAGTTTACTGGATGAACCAAATGCGTGTTTTAATAGTTTAACATTTTTGTAGGTCGCCTATTGAAATGCACGATAGACATTAAAATTACTCTTGCCATCTAATTAGACACGCATGTTTGGAAATCCATTACATCTGAATTTGGAAACCCATTACATCTGAattacattttgacagaaatcgaGTTCCGGAATGTCTATTGTTAATTCATACTCATTCTTGACCCGACAACAATATGTTATTTCTGACATAGAAAAAATAGAGTAAACAATGTCAGTTTTCCGGATTCTGTACCAGACAGACTCCTAGCAATAGTATTTATCATATTTATCTACATCAAGCATAGATTATGGAACAATGTGTCTTATTTAGGTGATGGTTCACAGAAGGACAACCAAGGGACTGCATCAAGTACAAACAACGGCAGTGATGGGGATTCTAATCCTAATGGTAAAAATCAGCATCAAAATACACAAGGTAGATACCAATACTCGCTGTGAAATGCCACTACTCCAGATCCACCGGTATATTTCAGAGAATTAGTTTGTCTCAACCTTCATCTGATTATGTGCAAGGAATAAAGCTCAAGACTTAGATGAATTACATGTCATTTTACAAACTAAATTAGTCAAATCGAAGAGGGAGATATAGTTTCCTCTGTTGGCCAGGTACAGATTATTCATTTAGGGCCCTACCCCTGAAGCCATGTACATTGCTATTGCAATTTTCTTGACGTGTCTATAACTGTTGAGTTAATTAAGTGGTTAAAATGTCTCTTTagatatttttggaaaatcatCACACTTGTACTGTCACTGTTAATACTTTGTAATATCAGTATCTGATGATCTTAAACTCGAACGTTTTATTTGGGCTTTGTTTGCCGATGATATCATTTCTGTCGACTCTACTGTAAAGTACAACTTGTATCGTGCCGTCTAATTGTTTTCATTGCAAAATACATATTCATGAATTTTGGCAGGTAACATGCGTGTACGATTGCGTGTCAGTGGTGGTGTGCCCGAGAACAACAGACCAATGGCTGACATAGAGAATGCTCTATTCAGACATGCAAGCACCCAGACAAATGCTGAGGATTATATGAATAGAGTCACAGCGATTCATCCCGACCTTTCTGGAGAAGCAATTGAAGAAGGAAGTCTGAACTTCATCATACGATGTGGTTCTTCAGATGCAGCTGACGCCTTGTGGAATGCCTATAGCAGTGGACGGTTAGATAGAATGGCGGATAAAACTTTTCTATCCATACCTATTCTGGATGATATAGGTGCCAGGATGCTGTCTTTGgaaacatttgtagattatCAGGAATACCTCCAGTGTAAGGAAGAGATCAGGCAAAGAGGTATGTGACGATGGTAAAGTTCAGTTACTTGGCATAACTGCAATATCAAACAAATAGAAAGTATTGGAATGGGCATAACATTACCGATAACACGATTGAAGCGAATTTTgtataattggattttcaactttctcaaaagtgttaggtgccatatagctaaatgtttcaatatttaattgctcataaaaacaagtgtataacttacaAAGAAAAGTAAGTAAGCTTATATTAACAGATTATACCGACATTACTTcagcatccaattatcccaaatttgttccaatccTGTTCGATGTCGATGATTAATCATGATTTCTTGTTTCATAgatcttcatatatatatatatatatatatatatatatatatatatatatatatatatatatatatatatatataatatatatatatatatataataatgcaCAACAGGGTTCTCAGTATTTCTAAAGAAAACTTAACTTTGGAACTTAACTTTGGAAAGGACATTTGCATCGTTGATAAGATTGTTATCTGATAATTTCTAGGTATGCGATAAATATGTAACTATAgtcatatatttaaaaatacccTTATTGAATTATTAATTATTCAATAATGTGCGAAAAATTATTCAATaattgatcgatcgatccaTTGATTTATCGACTGAGTGATCACACCTACCCGGATATAAACACATTTCTATTCGCTTTTAGAGCTTTTTTGTTAACTTTGCTTTACATTTCTTTCCGAAACCACATATCTAATATCTCGACTTCGTGGTTACAAATGAAATGACTAATGGAATCATATGATTATCATATAatcatattatttattttgaaaaatgaaagctACTATCAATTTTATGCACTTGAGTTTGTAACTCCAGAGGTCGGCCACGTTTGCCAAATACCACTTTGCAATCACAGGAAAAGGTTATTTCATACAAGTATGCAAATGTAAGGAAAAGCAATGGAACAGTCCTTTTACATTGTTCTGTCTACCTGAAAATCGCCCGTGGTTTAgcaatcaaaattttcatttagtTCCTTGTAAATCTTGTCATTTAATGTTCACATATCACACACAGCATTGTTACGGATTCTTCTATGCTTACATATACACTTTGCGTAGATATCACCTGTCAAGTATCTTCAGAAGGTCATAAATCACCGGATGATGTGTGTGACGTCGATCTGGTAAGCATAATGAATATGGAAGCTGAGAAGCAGGCGAAAGAACAAAACATCAGTATCCAATGGAAGCAGATCGAAGTGAAGATGGAGACCAAGGACAAGTTGCAATCGACAGTCTTCAGTGACAGTCAAACCTTCAGCGAAAGTGAGAAATCCTGTATTGATGAGTGGGTAACGCTGAAAAGAGGAATAAAACAATCTTCTGACAAGTTGGTACTCAAGAAAGACgggaaaaaactaaaacaacAAATGAGTTTGCTGACTAATGATATGTTATTGATGAAAAATATCACTAAGAAAAAGGTTGAAGAACTTAGTGATATCAGATTGTCTCACGAGCGGCTAATGAAAGGTTAGTACATAGTCGTGTTTGAACAAGCCATACATTTGCTATGTTTTACACTCGTATACTTTTGAGTACTGTCTTCATAATAAACGAGTAGCCATTTTAGCAGATGTATATCTTGGAACCACGATCTATATTGAGACACTTGAATTTGTAATGAATACTCCCGGTTTGTAGACTTGAAAGATATTGACAATTGTTGACCATGGCATTTTCTCATTCTTTGTCCCTaaggaagttcaccaaggatgattttcacatatgtgctagctttaaGGTCACTTACCcaggaaaagctattttcgccaatTATAAGTCgcgtgatttttacaaaaaccgatgaaaatagtacaggaagtggcccatgtaatttgaatcatgggaaaaagctccaggcttggagGTTGCATCATGATAgcaaaaaagaatgaaaatatgaatttcaaatatgttgCCAGGGTAACGGTGGTCTAAaggattattttttgttgtgcTTGTCATtttctgttgccatggtaacagttTGGGTcaaggtcatattttgatgacaaaacTAGCTTTCGTAACGGTAGTCTGCTGTGATGACATTTGACCTACATTTGTAATGGCAGGTATTGTCCCCAAACACACAGTCAGAAGACTTTCAAGGTATGGAAATGCACCAGGAGAAGTCTTGGATCCACAGGGATTGACAATAAACCAGAGTGGACACGTGGTTGTCAGTGACAGAGGACCTGGTGACCAGCCTGGCAGTGTGAAGACAGTAACAGCAGACACTGCACAGATCATATCAACAATCACTTTTCATGGCTTGTCACATATTTTTAGACCAAGAGATGTGAAAATATCTAAAAACAATTTGTATTACATTGCCGACGATGGCAACAAATGCATTCTAGTGTGCGATGCAAAGAGTAGATTGAAACAAATAATAGATATTGGTGAAGTGGGTGAGCCAATGATATGTCTTGGTCCAGACAACACTGTTTTTGTAACAGACTGGAATGGCCGTGTGATAAAATACAGCGAGGGTGGTGAAATGATTTCAAGTAAACAACTCAGTAGACCCTACGATCTGAccatgaatagcaaatatcaactCATAGTGTCATGTCAAGATGAACATTGTATCTATGTTTTGGACAGTAATCTCAACACATTGTACACATTTGGACATGAGCACTTAGTAAATCAGTGTGGAGTCAGTGTTGATTctattggagaaaatatttatgtagCAGATGAGAATAAAGTAAAGATCTTTAGTGCACTGGGTGAATACCTGACAGATGTAACTGTAGATGGAAACCCTGAGTTCATTACAGTGTTTGCAGACGGTGGAATAGTTTATACAGATAACAGTGATGACTCTATGTGTGTAATTTTCACGTAAGAAATATGAGAAGACAGTTTATGCAAGTATTGCAGTAAATACAGCTCTACAACACAACAACACCAGCCAAAGTGAAAATACCtcttttttcaccaaaactCTTAATATTACTCAGCCACATTTGGCTAGAATTTACGTTATGACGCCAAGAAAACTCACTCTCAGTGGAATTGAAGTCATTGGttgaaatgttgtattttttttaaagagtAATTTTTGTACAACAGTCAAGAAATTGTATTCTGGTTTGCTGAAGAACAAGTGTAGTGAATGCAAGAAtacaaatattgtcatttttctgagaagtgttgatattttttctaccATGTTTGGGTTAGAATTTTACGTCTTGAtgtaattgattttggaaagagaaaattgtAATGATCggttgaaattttatatttatttaaaagaatatttttgaaaattgatttattattattgtttgtaTTCAATGTTTTAGATGATTTCATTGcataatgtaaatattatcgtgatttttctggaaatgctTGAAATTTTCCATGGCATGTTAGGGTTAGAATTTCACGACAGAATGTAATGAAGCCGATAAAGTGAAAATCAAAGCGatcggttgaaattttcatattttttacaagttgtgttttgaaaattttatatttatttatgtattcattGAAACCATTGATCAAAGCATCGCTTTCAAATCTTGccatattgttgaaaatcaataGATACAATGTTCAAACTTTACCAGTAGGTCGGCCGAGGTTAGAAGCACTCGTGATTTCTTACATTCCACTCCGATCACCACAAAACGGTCAGAATTTCACGATTTAAAATGAAAACACGGTCCATTCAGTCTGCTACAAATCCAACACACATTGTTAATGTTGTACACGTTCGCAGATTGACCTAATCGCTATGATGACAAAAAGTGCGTAAAAGATTGCTTTGGTGTTCTGTTTAGCGTGACATTAATTGTGAGACTTTTACTGATATAAGGCACGCTATTTTTCGCTTAACATTATTTTTCGTACCTTTGTACAACGATGGCATAAAAGTCTTCCTTGTAAGTAGAGGTATATTTACCCATAATGACGGAATATCAAACTGCTGTAGTGACTGTTGATAATGTCAGAACACATCACAGACAACCCACCAAATGAATGACCGTAACCTTTTCCCCATTTCCGTCAGCAAGAATTTGAAGGTGAAAATTTTATCTTAAAAATCTCGATGTGGAATAACTGCGAATATGAATGATGTCTGCAAAAGGGCCTAACCACGCGTGTTTCCTATGAACTGACCATCGGGCCCTTACATGGCAAATGTCCGCTAGGTGGCGCCATCGTCGTTGAACCTTAAAGGGTTAAGGGTTAGCAGCTGCAGTGATTTGAACGCATTCGTATTACGTGCTTATGTGTGTTGGGTTATTTTTTGTTCGCCAAAGAAGCGGAAAATAAAGCAATCAATTATATTGTTCATATTTATAAAGTTGATGTTATCGCTCACAGCGATGTAGGATTGGCAAAGTAATTTTAAGCAATAATGTTTTATTACTTCATACGTTTCTGAACCTATGGCTGTACTAGACTTTTTTTACACGGGTCAGGTTTggaatgaattttttattgagaTATTTTCAATACTGTGAGCACGTTTTTAATCAATTTACTTCTGCATTTTCCAATAACATTTTCGTAcctaacaataataataataatagattGATTAGTTTAATTTTGCCATACACATCTTTGGgactaaataaaataatattgtctTCAGCAAACTGAATGTTGGGAAATTTTGCTGATTGAAGTTGGCACAGTGCACATTGTATTTTTCTGTACGATCGTCTTTAGAGCTTGTACTTTAAATAAGATTAAATTCTAATTTTCTACTCATTTATCAGCATTgtaaagtttttgttttttctatgaAAATTATTTAGACGGGATTGCTTAATTGACTTTTACACTaattatttattctttttttaaatttgtttaaattatactgaaattacttaaaatttatATGAAAGTATGAGCTCCTCCTGCGAATTTGTAACTTTGGActtcacatttttgaaaaattaagttCAAAATGTTTGCCTTTTTTCGGGTTGTGTTTTAAAGACAAGACTCAATATTTCTTTTACCATAAGCCTTATATGATATTCACGTTATCGAGATATTTTTATATCTTCTGAATCACTGTTGATACACAATTTAGAATGTTTCGTCGGAGGATAATCAtaagattttgatgaaaaattttaGAATGGATTCATTCAAAGGTTCCTACTTCAGGGTTTGCTTTTTGTCGTTTAAAGATTGAAAATATAAACTTGTAAAGTGATAAAGGAGTTTTGATAGGACAATGAGACTTACGGCACTCATTCAGAAATTCTGTATCAGCAAAGTAGATTTGATAGGAGATCCTACTTGATCTGAATTTGTACGTTTTCGTGTTGTAGATAGCCAAAGGTTTAAATTTGTTTAAGTAGGTGtgagaaataaaaacattttttttattttcaagagGTTATTTGTTGAGAAAGTAGATCGCTTTGTTGCCATCTGTACAAAACCACTTTGGTATATACAAACACAAATGGGGAGAATTTCAATGTGTGTTTACAggagaaatttaaattttgatgcGACACAGTAATTTCAGGGACATTGTATCAGctttttatatataatcccatggtatttttctctgtttgacgtcatcgtatacgagtgtttttcgcggggccgtacaacttcgagccgaaggcgagaagttgtgcggctccgcgaaaaacacgagtatacgatgacgtcaaacagagaaaaataccatgggattatatatttatcacatgaacagtcttcttatttttcttttgacgtgaatggatcaaaattatcgtaacaaattgcatgaatttcgtcgcgatttgtgttttacttacgcggattactttcatttaaagagtaaagcggcccgtcacgcaggagatactttcattcataaatcccatcaagctgaaatttgctacatcaaatggtatctccaccaaccagacttacggattctgtcacgtgaacctgtcaatcattgtctcgcgctgtaccgatgccaaggcaagtcggccatcggtacggcggacataactttcatcgtgctagcgacggatagccattgtattcaaattattcagaatatttacaaatagatttatgaagtaaatgcaacgacacgatcgaaacagtaattttcattctcagagattccgtggcttttcaaaatatcacacaagtttaccgtggcgagcgcgaaagattccgttcgatgacacacagacacaggcgcttcttagctgggtagtctgctaagtagatcgattttcggatcgatct
This window harbors:
- the LOC139127384 gene encoding uncharacterized protein isoform X2 → MLKVKARKTSEDVKEMLINFISEHEDVKVANPGEEAPERPGQMSSEGHSHEQSITPNPGHSNSEPKTKRRKFERGHMLSGEHSDESNVNPSPNTSKRVSEAKRAGLAGGDGSQKDNQGTASSTNNGSDGDSNPNGKNQHQNTQDAADALWNAYSSGRLDRMADKTFLSIPILDDIGARMLSLETFVDYQEYLQCKEEIRQRDITCQVSSEGHKSPDDVCDVDLVSIMNMEAEKQAKEQNISIQWKQIEVKMETKDKLQSTVFSDSQTFSESEKSCIDEWVTLKRGIKQSSDKLVLKKDGKKLKQQMSLLTNDMLLMKNITKKKVEELSDIRLSHERLMKGIVPKHTVRRLSRYGNAPGEVLDPQGLTINQSGHVVVSDRGPGDQPGSVKTVTADTAQIISTITFHGLSHIFRPRDVKISKNNLYYIADDGNKCILVCDAKSRLKQIIDIGEVGEPMICLGPDNTVFVTDWNGRVIKYSEGGEMISSKQLSRPYDLTMNSKYQLIVSCQDEHCIYVLDSNLNTLYTFGHEHLVNQCGVSVDSIGENIYVADENKVKIFSALGEYLTDVTVDGNPEFITVFADGGIVYTDNSDDSMCVIFT
- the LOC139127384 gene encoding uncharacterized protein isoform X1, producing MLKVKARKTSEDVKEMLINFISEHEDVKVANPGEEAPERPGQMSSEGHSHEQSITPNPGHSNSEPKTKRRKFERGHMLSGEHSDESNVNPSPNTSKRVSEAKRAGLAGGDGSQKDNQGTASSTNNGSDGDSNPNGKNQHQNTQGNMRVRLRVSGGVPENNRPMADIENALFRHASTQTNAEDYMNRVTAIHPDLSGEAIEEGSLNFIIRCGSSDAADALWNAYSSGRLDRMADKTFLSIPILDDIGARMLSLETFVDYQEYLQCKEEIRQRDITCQVSSEGHKSPDDVCDVDLVSIMNMEAEKQAKEQNISIQWKQIEVKMETKDKLQSTVFSDSQTFSESEKSCIDEWVTLKRGIKQSSDKLVLKKDGKKLKQQMSLLTNDMLLMKNITKKKVEELSDIRLSHERLMKGIVPKHTVRRLSRYGNAPGEVLDPQGLTINQSGHVVVSDRGPGDQPGSVKTVTADTAQIISTITFHGLSHIFRPRDVKISKNNLYYIADDGNKCILVCDAKSRLKQIIDIGEVGEPMICLGPDNTVFVTDWNGRVIKYSEGGEMISSKQLSRPYDLTMNSKYQLIVSCQDEHCIYVLDSNLNTLYTFGHEHLVNQCGVSVDSIGENIYVADENKVKIFSALGEYLTDVTVDGNPEFITVFADGGIVYTDNSDDSMCVIFT